TGGATTATATCCAAAATGGTCCTGGTGCTGGCCGGTTAATCGAAGAATCCTTTATAACAGGGCATCCTGTGATACATCCGGTAATCCCTATGACCCAAATCGCTTCGTAGTCAAATGGAATGACATTGAGAAAAAGTGGATAGGTGATGTCCCGGATGGAGGTTGGCCACCTTCTGATAAATACCCATTCATTATGAAAACCGAGGGACATGCCGCTATATTTGGTCCAGGTCTAGCCGATGGTCCATTCCCAGAACATTATGAGCCACAGGAATCCCCGGTTTCAAATATTCTTTCCAAAACCCAGAATGACCCGGCAACCAAGATATGGAATGCTGATCTTGACCTCTGGGGAGATTCTGCTAAATTCCCGATAATTGCAACATCCTTCAGGCTGACCGAGCATTGGCAATCGGGGGCTATGACAAGGAACCTTCCCTGGCTCTGCGAGCTTGTTCCCGATATGTTTGTGGAAATAAGCACAAGCCTAGCTAAACAGAAGGGAATAAAGCATGGCGAAAAGATTAACATTGTTTCTGCAAGGGGAAAGGTCTCTTGCTATGCCTTAGTTACAAACAGAATTAAGCCATTTCAATTAAACGGAAAGTCATATGAGCAAGTTGCCCTTCCCTGGCACTTTGGCTATTCTGGCCTTGCAACAGGCGATTCAGCAAATAGACTAACCGCAAACATTGGAGATGCCAATACAATGATTCCCGAGTATAAGGCATTTTTATGCGATGTAATAAAAGCAGGAAAATGATGGTTTGATAAAATATGAAATATTTAACCTTATCGGGGGTGACAGGGAGCTGACGAGCGAAACGAACGGAAGCGAGTAAAGCGACCGTCAAGAGGGGCAGAGCCCCCTATAAGGAGTGAACGAAGTGAGCGACAAAGGAGGTAAATAAGATGGCAAAATTAGGCACTTTGATTGACACATCCCGTTGTACGGGTTGTAG
This window of the bacterium genome carries:
- a CDS encoding molybdopterin dinucleotide binding domain-containing protein translates to GLYPKWSWCWPVNRRILYNRASCDTSGNPYDPNRFVVKWNDIEKKWIGDVPDGGWPPSDKYPFIMKTEGHAAIFGPGLADGPFPEHYEPQESPVSNILSKTQNDPATKIWNADLDLWGDSAKFPIIATSFRLTEHWQSGAMTRNLPWLCELVPDMFVEISTSLAKQKGIKHGEKINIVSARGKVSCYALVTNRIKPFQLNGKSYEQVALPWHFGYSGLATGDSANRLTANIGDANTMIPEYKAFLCDVIKAGK